Proteins found in one Amycolatopsis aidingensis genomic segment:
- a CDS encoding trypsin-like serine protease, whose protein sequence is MHTKRTRVALFSCLLATSVVGGLLSSASAHAIGGGGPAPADSYRFIAQIYTGERECTAALIDVEWLLTASSCFAQDPDNGFPVEPGEPAQHTTALIGSPDLVYGDGQVRSITTLVPREDRDLVLARLHEPVLDITPIPISTTPPEQGEVLTVAGYGRTTEDWYPDKLHTSTFSVAARNQSTIDLAPAAEDAAICKGDAGGPAVRAVDGGLELVGIHSKSWQHGCLGVTETRTGAVDTRLDDIAGWLERSPVQRRIASDPTLPAEIGTPVGPEVIDWPYRYREFERGQQRARLYWSADTGDTQFIRGAILAKYLALGGHRELGSPTTDETFTADGVGAYNNISRNVCRSSGTQAQQSERSRPDAGTLSCTKFGSISHSPDTGAHYLNGSFYFEWEKRGREAGLGYPTTEETATTDSEGKPGRYARFRKDGSPGTLYWRYDIGTRAVYGAIDERWTSYGREKGGLGVPRIDVTATPDGIGRYVHFTRNASIYWTPDTGAWEVHGAIRQKWASMGWERSYLGYPISNEQRWERGARSYFQGGRIDYISATGEVIAYRN, encoded by the coding sequence ATGCACACCAAACGAACACGTGTCGCCCTGTTTTCCTGTCTGCTGGCAACCAGTGTCGTCGGCGGCCTGTTGAGCAGCGCCTCGGCGCACGCCATCGGTGGCGGTGGCCCCGCGCCCGCGGACTCGTACCGGTTCATCGCGCAGATCTACACCGGTGAGCGGGAGTGCACCGCCGCACTGATCGATGTCGAATGGCTGCTCACGGCGAGCAGTTGCTTTGCGCAGGACCCGGACAACGGCTTTCCGGTCGAGCCGGGCGAGCCTGCCCAGCACACGACCGCATTGATCGGGAGCCCGGACCTGGTATACGGGGATGGGCAGGTCCGGTCGATTACCACGCTCGTACCGCGCGAGGACCGCGATCTCGTACTGGCCCGGCTGCACGAGCCCGTCCTCGACATCACCCCGATACCGATCAGCACCACGCCGCCCGAGCAAGGGGAGGTGCTGACCGTCGCGGGCTACGGGCGGACGACCGAGGACTGGTATCCGGACAAGCTGCACACCAGCACCTTTTCCGTCGCCGCCCGGAACCAGTCCACAATCGACCTCGCGCCGGCTGCCGAGGACGCGGCGATCTGCAAGGGTGACGCCGGTGGCCCCGCGGTTCGCGCGGTGGACGGCGGGCTGGAGCTGGTCGGGATCCACAGCAAGTCCTGGCAACACGGGTGCCTCGGGGTCACCGAGACCCGCACCGGCGCGGTGGACACCAGGCTGGACGATATCGCCGGCTGGCTGGAGCGCTCGCCCGTCCAGCGGCGGATCGCCAGTGATCCGACGCTGCCCGCCGAGATCGGCACGCCGGTCGGCCCGGAGGTGATCGACTGGCCGTACCGTTACCGGGAGTTCGAACGCGGGCAGCAGCGCGCGCGGCTGTACTGGTCCGCGGATACCGGGGACACCCAGTTCATCCGCGGTGCGATCCTCGCCAAGTACCTCGCCCTCGGCGGGCACCGGGAACTGGGCTCGCCCACCACCGACGAGACCTTCACCGCGGATGGGGTCGGCGCGTACAACAACATCAGCCGCAACGTGTGCCGGTCGTCCGGTACGCAGGCGCAGCAGTCCGAGCGGTCCCGGCCGGATGCCGGGACGCTCAGCTGCACGAAGTTCGGCAGCATCTCGCATTCGCCGGACACCGGCGCGCATTACCTGAACGGGTCCTTCTACTTCGAGTGGGAGAAGCGGGGCAGGGAGGCCGGGCTCGGCTACCCGACCACGGAGGAGACGGCCACCACCGACTCCGAGGGCAAACCCGGCCGCTACGCGCGTTTCCGCAAGGACGGTTCCCCCGGCACGCTGTACTGGCGCTACGACATCGGCACTCGTGCGGTGTACGGGGCGATCGACGAGCGGTGGACCTCCTACGGGCGGGAGAAGGGCGGTCTCGGCGTGCCGAGGATCGACGTCACCGCGACCCCGGACGGGATCGGCCGGTACGTGCACTTCACCAGGAACGCCTCGATCTACTGGACGCCCGACACCGGGGCCTGGGAGGTACACGGCGCCATCCGGCAGAAGTGGGCCTCGATGGGCTGGGAACGGTCGTATCTCGGGTACCCGATCAGCAACGAGCAACGGTGGGAGCGCGGCGCCCGCAGCTACTTCCAGGGCGGCCGGATCGACTACATCTCCGCCACCGGGGAGGTGATCGCCTACCGCAACTGA
- a CDS encoding cytochrome P450 translates to MTETAPPTANGLPTTRPRPLDPPEEISRLRTEQPISRMTYPDGHHGWLVTDYAHARAILADPRFSAKAELKHPPVVSRRLPAQAKPSDLPPGMFVHQDPPEHTRYRRLLTGQFTVRRMNRLARWIEGVAREHAAAMRRAGPPADLVREFALPIPSLVICELLGVRYADRGRFQQDAATMLNLDTEYEDAMAAFGRVLGFLGELVRHKRSEPGDDLLSGLVAGGELDDAELAGVGLVLLIAGHETTANMLALGTYTLLREPEQLAALRADPGLLDTAVEELLRYLTIVHLGTQRTPLEDVELDGVLLRRGETVLLHLPAANRDPDRFAEPDRLDLTRHSAGHLAFGHGVHQCLGQQLARIEMRAGFAALLEEFPELRLAVPAEEVPMREQMAIYGVHRLPVHW, encoded by the coding sequence ATGACCGAGACCGCCCCACCCACCGCGAATGGTCTGCCCACGACCCGCCCGCGGCCACTGGACCCACCCGAGGAGATCAGCCGGTTACGCACCGAGCAGCCGATCTCCCGGATGACCTACCCGGACGGGCACCATGGCTGGCTGGTGACCGACTACGCCCATGCCAGGGCCATCCTTGCCGACCCGCGGTTCAGCGCGAAGGCGGAGCTGAAGCACCCGCCGGTGGTCAGCAGGCGGCTGCCGGCCCAGGCCAAGCCGAGCGACCTGCCACCGGGCATGTTCGTGCACCAGGACCCGCCGGAGCACACCCGCTACCGCCGCCTGCTCACCGGCCAGTTCACCGTGCGCAGGATGAACCGGCTCGCGCGGTGGATCGAAGGGGTCGCGAGGGAGCACGCCGCCGCGATGCGCCGGGCCGGGCCGCCTGCGGACCTGGTGCGGGAGTTCGCGCTGCCCATCCCATCCCTGGTGATCTGCGAGCTGCTCGGCGTCCGCTATGCCGACCGGGGCCGGTTCCAGCAGGACGCGGCCACCATGCTGAACCTGGACACCGAGTACGAGGACGCGATGGCCGCCTTCGGCAGGGTGCTCGGGTTCCTCGGCGAGCTGGTCCGGCACAAGCGGTCCGAGCCGGGCGACGACCTGCTCAGCGGCCTGGTGGCCGGGGGCGAGCTGGACGACGCCGAGCTGGCCGGGGTGGGGCTCGTGCTGCTCATCGCCGGGCATGAGACCACCGCGAACATGCTGGCGCTCGGGACGTACACCCTGCTCCGCGAGCCGGAGCAGCTGGCAGCCCTGCGCGCCGACCCCGGCCTGCTGGACACCGCGGTCGAGGAACTGCTGCGTTACCTGACGATCGTCCACCTCGGCACCCAGCGCACCCCGCTGGAGGACGTCGAGCTGGACGGCGTGCTGCTGCGCCGCGGTGAGACGGTGCTGCTGCACCTGCCCGCGGCCAACCGGGACCCGGACCGCTTCGCCGAGCCGGACCGGCTCGATCTGACCAGGCACAGCGCCGGGCATCTCGCCTTCGGGCACGGGGTGCACCAGTGCCTCGGCCAGCAACTGGCCCGGATCGAGATGCGTGCCGGATTCGCCGCCCTGCTCGAGGAGTTCCCCGAGCTACGGCTCGCGGTCCCCGCGGAGGAGGTACCGATGCGCGAGCAGATGGCGATCTACGGCGTGCACCGCCTCCCCGTCCACTGGTAA
- a CDS encoding HEAT repeat domain-containing protein — protein MVEPETPAERPLTHQEVLEFVAEHRRREAEDDPVVQERRRRYAEAAEGLLAELRGLIPDFEQTGFTLTDIGELDKLTFTRPDEETGEQKTRKVDYRAAVPVLLDWLPRVTYFPLAEDIVRVLSYGFAKKQARPVFLELFKNPPPVQDPKFADEPERCRELLRSSLGSGLARFAEPAVAEEYIQLALDSSLGRGRSAIVGSLPKTKDERVPEILVSLLGSSDVPVVRAATDALRKLRHTPARPHIEKLLDHEDELVRLDAKDALKRMKT, from the coding sequence ATGGTAGAGCCGGAAACGCCGGCCGAACGACCGCTGACACACCAGGAGGTCCTCGAGTTCGTCGCGGAGCACCGCCGGCGGGAGGCGGAGGACGACCCGGTCGTCCAGGAACGCCGACGGCGCTACGCGGAGGCGGCCGAGGGGCTGCTCGCGGAACTGCGGGGGCTCATCCCGGACTTCGAGCAGACGGGTTTCACGCTCACCGACATCGGGGAGCTGGACAAGCTCACCTTCACCCGACCGGACGAGGAGACCGGCGAGCAGAAGACCCGCAAGGTCGACTACCGGGCCGCTGTCCCGGTCCTGCTGGACTGGCTACCCCGAGTGACATATTTTCCACTGGCCGAGGACATCGTGCGCGTCCTTTCGTACGGCTTTGCCAAGAAACAGGCACGTCCGGTGTTCCTCGAACTGTTCAAGAACCCGCCTCCGGTCCAGGACCCGAAGTTCGCGGACGAGCCCGAAAGATGTCGCGAGCTCCTCAGGTCGTCGCTCGGGTCCGGGTTGGCGAGGTTCGCCGAGCCCGCGGTCGCCGAGGAGTACATCCAGCTCGCGCTGGACTCCTCGCTCGGCCGCGGCCGGTCGGCCATCGTCGGCAGCCTTCCCAAGACCAAGGACGAACGTGTTCCGGAGATCCTGGTGAGCCTGCTCGGCAGCTCGGATGTTCCGGTAGTCCGTGCGGCGACGGATGCGCTGCGCAAGCTGCGGCACACCCCGGCACGACCCCACATCGAGAAACTGCTGGACCACGAGGACGAACTGGTCCGCCTCGACGCCAAGGACGCCCTCAAGCGGATGAAGACGTAG
- a CDS encoding IS630 family transposase produces MARIGRPKKAELTVSEADRRELVRGARAATSTQAYALRCRIVLACAEPGAFNKDVAAAVGVSVPTVAKWRGRFIEHGLAGLADEPRPGRPPSILLDQVEEVVALTLEQTPRNATHWSRASMAERTGLSRSTVGRIWRRFDLKPHVVDGFKLSTDPLFVRKVVDVVGLYHNPPERAVVLCVDEKSQMQALDRSQPVLPMMPGMPERRTHDYARHGTTSLFAAFNIADGTVITELHRRHRATEFKKFLTSIDKAVPADLDVHLVCDNLATHKTPIVNEWLARHPRFHVHFTPTGSSWVNQVERWFGYLTDQLTRRGAHTSVAGLEKDVRDWIQRWNADPKPFVWRKTAEEILDSLARYLQRISGAGH; encoded by the coding sequence ATGGCGCGGATCGGTCGGCCGAAGAAGGCTGAGTTGACGGTGAGCGAGGCTGATCGTCGGGAGTTGGTGCGTGGGGCGCGGGCGGCGACGTCGACGCAGGCGTATGCGTTGCGGTGTCGGATTGTGCTGGCGTGTGCGGAGCCGGGTGCGTTCAATAAGGATGTGGCTGCCGCTGTGGGGGTGTCGGTGCCGACGGTGGCCAAGTGGCGGGGTCGGTTCATCGAGCATGGCTTGGCCGGGTTGGCTGACGAGCCGCGGCCGGGGCGTCCGCCGTCGATCCTGCTGGACCAGGTCGAGGAAGTGGTTGCCTTGACTCTGGAACAGACGCCGCGCAACGCCACGCATTGGTCGCGGGCTTCGATGGCCGAGCGCACCGGGCTGTCGCGCTCGACTGTGGGCAGGATCTGGCGGCGTTTCGACCTCAAGCCCCATGTGGTGGACGGGTTCAAGCTCTCGACGGATCCGCTGTTCGTGCGCAAAGTCGTGGATGTTGTCGGGCTGTATCACAATCCGCCCGAGCGGGCGGTGGTGCTGTGTGTCGACGAGAAGTCCCAGATGCAGGCGTTGGATCGGTCCCAGCCGGTCCTGCCGATGATGCCGGGCATGCCGGAGCGACGCACCCACGACTACGCTCGCCATGGCACGACCAGCCTGTTCGCGGCGTTCAACATCGCCGATGGCACGGTCATCACCGAGTTGCATCGCCGCCACCGCGCCACCGAGTTCAAGAAGTTCCTCACCAGCATCGACAAGGCGGTGCCCGCCGACCTCGACGTGCACCTGGTCTGCGACAACCTGGCCACCCACAAAACACCGATCGTCAACGAGTGGCTGGCACGGCATCCGCGCTTCCATGTGCATTTCACCCCGACCGGGTCGTCGTGGGTCAACCAAGTGGAGCGCTGGTTCGGCTACCTCACCGACCAGCTCACCCGCCGCGGAGCCCACACCAGTGTGGCGGGATTGGAGAAGGACGTCCGCGACTGGATCCAGCGGTGGAACGCCGACCCCAAACCCTTCGTCTGGCGCAAGACCGCCGAAGAGATCCTCGACTCCCTCGCCCGATATCTACAACGCATTTCAGGCGCAGGACACTAG
- a CDS encoding polymorphic toxin-type HINT domain-containing protein — translation MTILLSVALLAGLTSPPSVAAAPGAQQAPTSEPQGERAQAVQLMKTGGPNLAKAAERALLGTDADLREFLENGQQAATAQDLRAQVEQVLAAGGRLMREAAQRALDGSTTDMRTFVQGGWKGPWEQDLLLKVANLLHTGGPKVQAAAQRALDGSTEDLLAFVSSGHQEAQDQDDLLKVAQLMHNGGPRVQEAAQRALDGTIEDVREFLRSGYQVAAAHDQEAASVAQLADVAKAAGARAAEQTTLAEDASARAVHATELAEQAADRAAAETAAAQDSSVRAADAAGRAADAANRAAQAAQTAITAAAAANQAARIAANAASQAATAAGLAGQAAARANQAAQAAHADAQHAAAARQAAEQARNVAAGARKAAQAADAAGQAAIAAAEAAKAAASAGAHATEASNAANEAGHYAEQAGASAEHARRAAAYAKQRADEAIRAARRVETIAREAAAAAQEARQAANDAARHADNAAAAAEDAADHAGEAADNADIAEQHAARAETAAGQATRAVQQAQQISEVARQADAERLQAQENKWVADAEQAARVAAEREARQEWQAGEVERLDAEAERLLAEAREPGADPALVVDNGRQVAARLMRTGGAWVQAAAEDALAGTPEDVREFVHNGLAMATEADDRASAEYLAEHTEKPELHDAAIDAMAGTHAQVREFLITGQHAVQANDYRLEIAQIMHRGGREVEAAAQAALDDGSVAALLHFLRVGQHEAREKDDRLQVAQILHDGGPEVQAAAQAALSGPPSYLRTFLDTELHKARQRDADTASHVAQVNSYLAGAARAAATARADAARAKEAAAIARGAAQEAAAHAERARTSAAQAAQHAENARQSAASAEQSANNAAESARIARQAAAAAQEAARAAAQAAAKATAAAERARGYADQAYAAAAQARADAIQAGEDAAAAARAANEAARIAAEKQREERERQRREDQERQDDLGDGAGDPPPDGVVDPDVDYSELRTDEDILRVQGGQAMVDEYRGAQSNAGRTLLDFVLANGGQVVLDLIGWTDAKKCFTEGDIGACLWTLINALGPIKLLGAALKLPELGSSIYRIVSGMGRFRNTVAAAHQTVQRLRNLVQDVFGRIRNPCSPNSFTAGTPVLLADGSSKPIEEVELGDQVLATDPSRDHTAPKPVTDLITGAGAKQLVTVTVADRGERGSVEATAEHPFWVADPGQWKDARDLEPNDRLRLPDGHYVTVTGTHHWTERLEVYNLTVADLHTYYVLAGAAAILVHNSGGAEICRLGQAGEAAIGRTKYDGPIFAKNDYGLRRDRKPDFLDGATLGEAKNAKYLYLSSQFRDYLKIARQRGVGFILYVRVDKGQLGTKLSGPLQEWIRQNGVVVKKVIPW, via the coding sequence TTGACCATTCTGTTGTCGGTGGCATTGCTTGCCGGGCTGACATCACCGCCGTCGGTCGCCGCCGCGCCAGGCGCGCAACAGGCGCCCACGTCGGAGCCGCAGGGCGAACGCGCGCAAGCCGTGCAGCTGATGAAGACCGGCGGGCCGAACCTGGCCAAGGCCGCGGAACGCGCGCTGCTCGGCACGGACGCGGACCTGCGGGAGTTCCTCGAGAACGGGCAGCAGGCCGCCACCGCGCAGGACCTGCGCGCGCAGGTGGAGCAGGTGCTCGCCGCGGGCGGGCGGCTGATGCGCGAAGCGGCCCAGCGCGCACTCGACGGTTCCACAACGGACATGCGCACCTTCGTCCAAGGTGGATGGAAGGGACCGTGGGAGCAGGACCTCCTGCTGAAGGTGGCGAACCTGCTGCACACCGGCGGACCGAAGGTGCAGGCCGCCGCACAGCGCGCGCTGGACGGCAGCACCGAGGACCTGCTCGCCTTCGTCTCCAGCGGCCACCAGGAGGCTCAGGACCAGGACGACCTGCTCAAGGTCGCGCAGCTGATGCACAACGGTGGGCCGCGCGTGCAGGAAGCGGCCCAGCGCGCGCTGGACGGCACGATCGAGGACGTCCGCGAGTTCCTGCGCAGCGGCTACCAGGTCGCGGCCGCACATGATCAGGAAGCGGCCTCTGTCGCGCAGCTGGCCGATGTCGCCAAGGCCGCAGGGGCACGGGCCGCCGAGCAGACCACGCTGGCCGAGGATGCCTCGGCGCGGGCGGTGCACGCGACCGAACTGGCCGAGCAGGCGGCCGACCGTGCCGCGGCCGAGACCGCCGCCGCGCAGGACTCCTCGGTACGCGCTGCCGACGCCGCGGGCAGGGCTGCCGACGCGGCCAACCGCGCCGCGCAGGCCGCGCAGACGGCGATCACCGCGGCCGCGGCGGCGAACCAGGCCGCGCGGATCGCGGCCAACGCGGCCAGCCAGGCAGCCACCGCGGCCGGGTTGGCAGGGCAGGCGGCCGCGCGGGCCAACCAGGCGGCACAGGCCGCGCATGCCGATGCGCAGCACGCCGCCGCGGCCCGCCAGGCCGCGGAGCAGGCGCGCAACGTCGCCGCGGGCGCCCGCAAGGCGGCCCAGGCTGCCGATGCCGCCGGGCAGGCCGCCATCGCGGCCGCCGAAGCGGCCAAGGCCGCGGCCAGCGCCGGGGCGCATGCCACCGAGGCATCCAACGCGGCGAACGAGGCCGGGCACTACGCCGAGCAGGCCGGGGCCAGCGCCGAGCATGCCCGCCGCGCAGCCGCCTACGCCAAGCAGCGTGCCGACGAGGCCATCCGCGCCGCCCGCAGGGTGGAGACCATCGCGCGGGAGGCCGCCGCGGCGGCGCAGGAGGCCCGCCAGGCCGCGAACGACGCGGCCCGGCACGCGGACAACGCAGCCGCGGCTGCCGAGGACGCCGCCGACCACGCCGGGGAGGCCGCGGACAACGCGGATATCGCCGAACAACATGCCGCCCGCGCCGAGACCGCGGCCGGTCAGGCGACCCGGGCCGTCCAGCAGGCCCAGCAGATCAGCGAGGTGGCTCGCCAGGCTGATGCCGAGCGCCTGCAGGCGCAGGAGAACAAGTGGGTCGCCGATGCCGAGCAGGCCGCACGGGTGGCGGCCGAACGCGAGGCCCGGCAGGAATGGCAGGCGGGTGAGGTCGAGCGGCTGGATGCCGAGGCGGAACGGCTGCTCGCCGAGGCCAGGGAGCCGGGTGCCGATCCCGCGCTGGTGGTGGACAACGGGCGCCAGGTCGCCGCGCGGTTGATGCGGACCGGCGGCGCCTGGGTACAGGCCGCCGCGGAGGACGCACTGGCAGGCACTCCGGAGGACGTCAGGGAGTTCGTGCACAACGGACTCGCGATGGCCACCGAGGCCGACGACCGGGCCAGCGCGGAGTATCTCGCCGAGCACACCGAGAAGCCCGAACTGCACGACGCCGCGATCGACGCGATGGCAGGCACGCACGCGCAGGTCCGGGAATTCCTGATCACCGGGCAGCACGCCGTGCAGGCCAACGACTACCGGCTGGAGATCGCCCAGATCATGCATCGGGGCGGGCGCGAGGTGGAGGCGGCCGCGCAGGCCGCGCTCGACGACGGCAGCGTGGCGGCGTTACTGCACTTCCTGCGGGTCGGTCAGCACGAGGCGCGGGAGAAGGACGACCGGCTCCAGGTCGCGCAGATCCTGCACGACGGCGGCCCCGAGGTGCAGGCGGCCGCGCAGGCCGCGCTGTCCGGCCCGCCGTCCTACCTGCGCACCTTCCTGGACACCGAGCTGCACAAGGCACGCCAGCGCGATGCCGACACTGCTTCGCATGTCGCGCAGGTCAACTCGTATCTGGCCGGCGCGGCCAGGGCCGCGGCCACGGCACGCGCCGACGCGGCCAGGGCGAAGGAGGCGGCGGCGATCGCCCGCGGCGCGGCGCAGGAGGCCGCCGCGCATGCCGAGCGGGCAAGGACCAGCGCGGCGCAGGCCGCCCAGCATGCCGAGAACGCGCGGCAGTCCGCCGCCTCCGCCGAGCAGTCGGCGAACAACGCGGCGGAGTCCGCCCGGATCGCCCGCCAGGCGGCCGCGGCCGCGCAGGAAGCGGCCCGGGCGGCGGCCCAGGCCGCTGCCAAGGCAACCGCGGCCGCCGAACGCGCCCGTGGCTACGCCGACCAGGCCTATGCCGCCGCGGCCCAGGCCCGCGCGGACGCCATCCAGGCCGGCGAGGACGCCGCCGCGGCCGCGAGGGCGGCCAACGAGGCCGCGCGGATCGCGGCGGAGAAGCAACGCGAGGAACGCGAGCGGCAACGCAGGGAGGACCAGGAGCGCCAGGACGACCTCGGCGACGGCGCCGGTGATCCGCCGCCGGACGGCGTCGTGGACCCCGACGTCGACTACAGCGAGCTGCGCACCGACGAGGACATCCTGCGCGTCCAGGGCGGCCAGGCCATGGTCGATGAGTACCGCGGCGCGCAGTCCAACGCGGGCCGGACGCTGCTCGACTTCGTGCTGGCCAACGGCGGGCAGGTCGTGCTGGATCTGATCGGCTGGACCGACGCCAAGAAGTGCTTCACCGAGGGCGACATCGGCGCCTGCCTGTGGACGCTGATCAACGCGCTCGGCCCGATCAAGTTGCTCGGCGCGGCGCTGAAGCTGCCCGAGCTCGGCAGCTCCATCTACCGCATCGTCAGCGGGATGGGCCGGTTCCGCAACACGGTCGCGGCCGCGCACCAGACGGTGCAGCGCCTGCGCAATTTGGTGCAGGACGTCTTCGGCCGAATCCGGAACCCCTGCAGCCCCAACAGTTTCACTGCGGGCACACCGGTGCTGCTCGCCGACGGGTCGAGCAAGCCGATCGAGGAGGTCGAGCTCGGCGACCAGGTACTGGCCACCGACCCGAGCAGGGACCACACGGCGCCAAAACCGGTCACCGACCTGATCACCGGTGCGGGTGCCAAACAACTGGTCACCGTCACCGTCGCGGACCGGGGCGAGCGGGGCTCGGTTGAGGCCACGGCCGAGCACCCCTTCTGGGTGGCGGACCCTGGTCAGTGGAAGGACGCCAGGGACCTCGAACCGAACGACCGGCTGCGGCTGCCGGACGGGCACTACGTCACCGTCACCGGCACGCACCACTGGACCGAGCGGCTGGAGGTCTACAACCTCACCGTCGCGGACCTGCACACCTACTATGTGCTCGCCGGTGCGGCCGCCATCCTGGTGCACAACTCCGGTGGCGCCGAGATCTGCCGCCTCGGCCAGGCAGGTGAAGCCGCCATCGGCCGGACCAAGTACGACGGCCCGATCTTCGCGAAGAACGACTACGGCCTCCGGAGGGATCGCAAGCCCGACTTCCTGGACGGCGCCACCCTCGGCGAGGCGAAGAACGCCAAGTACCTGTATCTGTCCAGCCAGTTCAGGGACTACCTCAAGATCGCACGACAGCGCGGGGTCGGGTTCATCCTGTACGTTCGGGTCGACAAGGGCCAGTTGGGCACCAAGCTGTCCGGGCCGCTACAGGAGTGGATCAGGCAGAACGGCGTTGTCGTGAAGAAGGTCATTCCATGGTAG
- a CDS encoding SCO6745 family protein, protein MDHEEAGQLAYRCHRVLEPLHAMIYFAPEAEDRLTAAGLRPGRMCYFASRSAPMGAVGPGTVTATFFNFNPVLVAEHIPEAWKLAAPERVLEARLAAADAALRRLLGADTVASEEVAEAADLARQAAELCVPEGRPLYAAHADLDWPDEPHLVLWHAASLLREFRGDGHIAALVGAGLNGLTALVTHTATGKGFLESVAKRLRGWSDDQWAATVDYLRGEGLLDADGNLTEQGNQLRERMEADTNAAAAAPFATLGAQKAERLRELGRSLSRQIIAEGAFPQEGIFASSR, encoded by the coding sequence ATGGATCACGAAGAAGCCGGGCAGCTGGCCTACCGCTGCCACCGGGTGCTCGAGCCCCTGCACGCGATGATCTACTTCGCCCCGGAGGCCGAGGACCGGCTCACCGCGGCGGGCCTGCGGCCCGGCCGGATGTGCTACTTCGCCAGCCGGTCCGCGCCGATGGGCGCGGTCGGCCCGGGCACGGTGACCGCCACCTTCTTCAACTTCAACCCGGTACTGGTCGCGGAGCACATCCCCGAGGCGTGGAAGCTGGCCGCGCCGGAGCGGGTGCTAGAGGCCAGGCTGGCCGCCGCGGACGCCGCGCTGCGCAGGCTGCTGGGTGCGGACACGGTGGCCTCCGAGGAGGTGGCCGAGGCGGCCGACCTCGCGCGGCAGGCCGCCGAGCTGTGCGTCCCCGAGGGGCGCCCGCTGTATGCCGCGCATGCCGACCTGGACTGGCCGGACGAGCCGCACCTCGTGCTCTGGCACGCCGCCTCGCTGCTGCGCGAGTTCCGCGGTGACGGGCATATCGCCGCGCTGGTGGGTGCCGGGCTGAACGGGCTCACCGCGCTGGTGACGCACACCGCCACCGGCAAGGGCTTCCTCGAGTCGGTCGCCAAGCGCCTGCGCGGCTGGTCCGACGACCAGTGGGCCGCCACCGTCGACTACCTGCGCGGCGAGGGCCTGCTCGACGCGGACGGGAACCTCACCGAGCAGGGCAACCAGTTGCGCGAGCGGATGGAGGCGGACACCAACGCCGCGGCCGCCGCCCCCTTCGCCACGCTCGGCGCGCAGAAGGCGGAACGGTTGCGCGAGCTCGGCCGCTCGCTGAGCAGGCAGATCATCGCCGAGGGCGCCTTCCCGCAGGAAGGCATCTTCGCCAGCTCCCGCTAG